In Thermotomaculum hydrothermale, a single genomic region encodes these proteins:
- a CDS encoding NifB/NifX family molybdenum-iron cluster-binding protein, which translates to MEKIKIAIAEKDGKVANSHFGDSEKILFYTIDLENNTITFEKEIKNPLKDFKEEKHGSEEKLKNALEILKDREVIASGKPSPNFKKLKEKFGKIPVVIQSTDNINISLARIADTIKEIKENGEIKFNRGFYLLV; encoded by the coding sequence ATGGAAAAGATTAAAATAGCAATTGCGGAAAAAGACGGAAAGGTTGCAAACAGCCATTTCGGTGATTCTGAAAAAATCCTCTTTTACACAATTGATTTAGAAAACAACACAATAACATTTGAAAAGGAAATAAAAAACCCGCTTAAAGACTTCAAAGAAGAAAAGCACGGAAGTGAAGAAAAACTAAAAAATGCTTTGGAGATTTTAAAAGATAGAGAAGTTATTGCAAGCGGGAAGCCTTCGCCTAACTTTAAGAAACTTAAAGAAAAATTTGGGAAAATCCCTGTTGTAATACAATCAACAGACAACATAAACATATCCCTTGCAAGGATTGCAGACACAATAAAAGAGATAAAAGAAAATGGTGAGATAAAATTCAACAGGGGCTTTTACCTGCTGGTTTAA
- a CDS encoding fumarate hydratase, translating into MELKNHILELIRRASTDLPPDVEERLKRAYEEADEGSTEKSVFNVILENVKLARENSTPICQDTGHVIFYVNYPYGMKEWEITEEIKKATIEATEKNYLRPNAVDPVTGKNSGNNVGKNAPYITYHCWDKDYIEFKLMLKGGGSENVGAQYKLPNAELKAGRDLEGVRKVIIDAVTKAQGFGCAPGTIGVGIGGDRGVSYLLSKKTFFRKMGSNNENPVLAEFEDRLEKELNELGIGPMGFGGKTTVLDVFVDAQHRHPATYYVSVSYMCWAFRRKTMRIMSNGEVEYDD; encoded by the coding sequence ATGGAATTAAAGAATCATATTCTGGAATTGATAAGGAGAGCGTCAACGGATTTGCCCCCTGATGTTGAGGAAAGGCTAAAAAGGGCTTATGAAGAGGCTGATGAAGGCTCAACTGAGAAAAGTGTGTTCAATGTTATCCTTGAAAATGTTAAGCTTGCAAGGGAAAATTCAACCCCTATTTGCCAGGATACGGGGCATGTTATTTTTTATGTAAATTACCCATACGGAATGAAGGAATGGGAAATTACTGAAGAGATTAAAAAGGCAACAATTGAGGCAACTGAAAAGAATTATTTAAGGCCAAATGCTGTTGACCCTGTTACAGGGAAGAATTCAGGCAACAATGTTGGTAAAAATGCACCTTACATAACCTATCATTGCTGGGACAAAGACTATATTGAGTTTAAACTTATGCTTAAAGGCGGCGGAAGCGAAAATGTTGGCGCCCAGTATAAACTTCCAAATGCAGAGTTAAAGGCTGGAAGGGATTTAGAGGGTGTTAGAAAGGTTATTATTGATGCCGTAACAAAGGCACAGGGCTTTGGATGTGCACCTGGAACAATAGGCGTTGGAATTGGCGGAGACAGAGGGGTTTCTTACCTTCTTTCAAAGAAAACCTTCTTTAGAAAAATGGGCTCAAATAATGAGAATCCTGTCCTTGCAGAATTTGAAGACAGGCTTGAAAAAGAGTTAAACGAATTGGGAATAGGCCCAATGGGGTTTGGCGGGAAAACAACTGTTTTAGATGTTTTTGTGGATGCTCAACATAGACACCCTGCAACATATTATGTTTCAGTTTCATATATGTGCTGGGCATTTAGAAGAAAAACCATGAGAATTATGTCAAACGGCGAGGTGGAATATGACGATTAA
- a CDS encoding ArnT family glycosyltransferase yields the protein MNKKTGLILFALLFFLLNFLPSFKRDLWEPDEPRFVLVAKEMVESGNFVMPHRNKRPYPDKPPFYFWTIALSSKLTGGFNTQAGILPVALSGAFSIILVFLIALKLGYSEDIAFASSLIFASCVKVWWQSSHAQIDMVLSFLVYLSVYLALLYLKDKKENMLVLSFFIMGVATLTKGPVGLIIPLGAIITYLLWINKWQETKLFSFKTIFAYLFPVGLWLILLIYQSLSGEQTAYLENILFKQTVVRFAKSWHHFQPVYYYAKVLIYDFFPWSIFLYYFLWHLWKNRKELKLSDSEKFLLSWFLFTVVFFSIPNGKRGLYILPMYPAISTLTAEFLFKFKEKKWIKTTGILVSILFISGYLFILFYSINKSFFKDTSFVILEIPILISLLLILILRKEKEKTYFSNIIKPAITFFFLTAAISGIIFPHLNKRNSMRYFVKEYQRFLNKDSKIAIAQFRSAHVLYGDRNLVEFPYQNEEDNIDLFVKYLRETPNSFGIVKKLWCERLKRMGIPVKVLAERKVGSKDLCFIKIEKKERNNGKD from the coding sequence GTGAACAAAAAAACAGGGCTTATTTTATTTGCCTTACTTTTTTTTCTATTAAATTTTTTGCCTTCATTTAAAAGGGATTTGTGGGAGCCTGATGAACCGCGCTTTGTGCTTGTTGCAAAGGAGATGGTTGAATCAGGCAATTTTGTTATGCCCCACAGGAATAAAAGGCCATACCCTGACAAACCTCCGTTTTACTTCTGGACAATTGCCCTATCCTCAAAGTTAACAGGTGGATTTAATACACAGGCAGGGATTTTGCCTGTGGCTTTATCAGGGGCGTTTTCAATAATTTTAGTTTTCCTTATTGCATTAAAGTTAGGTTATTCAGAGGATATTGCCTTTGCCTCATCTTTGATTTTTGCATCATGCGTTAAAGTTTGGTGGCAGTCAAGCCATGCTCAAATTGATATGGTTCTATCCTTTCTGGTTTATCTCTCTGTTTATCTTGCACTACTTTATTTAAAAGATAAAAAAGAAAATATGCTTGTTTTATCATTCTTTATAATGGGAGTTGCCACATTAACCAAAGGCCCTGTCGGGCTTATTATCCCATTAGGCGCAATAATTACCTATCTTTTGTGGATAAATAAATGGCAAGAAACAAAACTTTTTTCTTTTAAAACAATATTTGCTTATTTATTCCCTGTCGGTTTGTGGCTTATTCTTTTAATCTATCAAAGTTTGTCAGGGGAACAAACAGCTTACCTTGAAAATATTTTATTTAAGCAAACAGTGGTTAGGTTTGCAAAATCGTGGCACCACTTTCAGCCTGTTTATTACTATGCAAAGGTTTTAATCTATGATTTCTTTCCGTGGAGTATCTTTCTTTACTATTTTTTATGGCATTTGTGGAAAAACAGGAAAGAGTTAAAACTTTCAGACAGTGAAAAATTTTTGCTTTCGTGGTTTTTATTTACAGTTGTTTTCTTTTCAATACCAAACGGGAAAAGAGGGCTTTACATTCTTCCAATGTACCCTGCAATATCAACTTTAACAGCAGAGTTTTTATTTAAGTTTAAAGAAAAAAAGTGGATAAAAACAACAGGTATTTTAGTATCAATCTTGTTTATATCAGGCTATTTATTTATTCTTTTTTACTCTATAAACAAGTCTTTTTTCAAAGACACCTCATTTGTAATTCTTGAAATTCCCATTTTAATTTCGCTTTTACTTATCCTTATTTTAAGGAAAGAAAAAGAAAAAACTTACTTTTCAAATATTATTAAGCCTGCCATTACATTCTTTTTTCTAACAGCGGCAATTTCAGGAATAATCTTCCCGCACCTAAATAAAAGAAACTCAATGAGATACTTTGTTAAAGAGTATCAAAGATTCTTAAACAAGGATTCAAAGATTGCAATAGCGCAATTCCGTTCAGCCCATGTTTTATACGGAGACAGGAATTTAGTTGAATTTCCCTATCAAAATGAAGAAGACAACATTGATTTGTTTGTAAAATACTTAAGAGAAACGCCTAACTCATTTGGAATTGTTAAAAAACTATGGTGCGAAAGGCTAAAACGAATGGGGATACCTGTTAAAGTCCTTGCTGAAAGAAAGGTTGGAAGCAAGGATTTGTGCTTTATCAAAATTGAGAAAAAGGAGAGGAATAATGGAAAAGATTAA
- a CDS encoding lipid-A-disaccharide synthase N-terminal domain-containing protein, with protein sequence MSLDKFFLIWGFAAQGIFAARFIVQWIASEREKRSVIPMAFWYLSLTGGLMLFIYALYRKDPVFILGQASGLIVYIRNIVFRLREKKQLEQAGEKQE encoded by the coding sequence ATGAGTTTAGATAAATTTTTTCTTATCTGGGGATTTGCCGCACAGGGGATTTTTGCTGCAAGATTTATTGTACAGTGGATTGCAAGCGAGAGGGAAAAACGCAGCGTAATTCCCATGGCTTTCTGGTATTTAAGTTTAACAGGCGGTTTAATGCTTTTTATCTATGCACTTTACAGAAAAGACCCTGTGTTTATTTTAGGGCAGGCAAGCGGGCTTATTGTTTACATAAGGAATATTGTCTTTCGTTTAAGAGAGAAAAAGCAACTTGAACAGGCGGGAGAAAAACAGGAGTGA
- a CDS encoding M6 family metalloprotease domain-containing protein, translated as MVKNVLIFLISLSVCFNSFSMVANPFLKQVKQPDGKVVKVHYVGNEWKHYLIDESGNILERDKKGFWVKRGSYRDVLSKKPSSPRVFNDFKNQKEGKGLSEFIYKRMYNDFLKKGYSFESSNFKGNTKGSFNHPVLVILVEFSNFSHVATTPSDWANSFFSDKGKTVKNYYKEVSYGKVNIVPVSDSFGESDGVVGWITLPYNHPDTGNSITLDNLRIASDAIKKADKYVDFSKYDKNWDGVISVNELSIFIVVAGYECSYSPQYHPSIWGHKAALYPEYGYPGVLCDGVLVGEYSDNRAKTGGYMEIGEWQQSNENDGHKATIGIMCHELAHDMFGIIDLYDTDYSSQGIGCFGLMGAGSWGMAKDDSFPGETPVHFCAWSKIFCGFLSPQTVFYGDVTVNSIEDNQDIKKILTPESGEYFLVSNRQQKGFDRGLYAFFGEDGGGLAVWHIIDKAYNNNLDFYRKVDLISARRCGDMLSWYDLGKREDLFFEGNNTSLTPDTIPSSNISNGVDSRVKLTDISNSSDEMSFKLSYTSPVFSTLNYKANSWSGVDDYSYLAIDRERGLVFALNMENGVQIYRINEDKFIPVSKIDSIGLFVRCRYKDGYLYVIDAKGRALIYNISDENNPYLVSQIDYGHQSMDLIIRDNYLYISVGDGFLIVDISDKSNPSIVYENYSLTAVLDIALKGDALYVTSYSGRFIQNPERGVLVFNVQDKGNPHFVTRLDTGDDTRCAIVYGNYLFAGEGPDYLYDISNPLNPVFVKRLKIHGTFWRIFGQDLLVSTYGDVNGTLRCYDLSTIPDVPLKWSVFQKTGCFAEFNSYLIYENSYNNSLDLCLLKDFEWRKVMVDKTVLGDYSFLRSTIKRDGDTFFRNDTKKTYGVKVNGDSFSDVKEIPFEQFFVKNGIFYSFEYSDGGYFFKVFEGNEDLTKFEYLGKGQTDFNFRVLDSLCAKYNNLLFVPGVNKDENGDYYYGVDVFDVYNLSNPVKLSTISFEKNKYISGIAYKNNFLYIVTEEVKPNNTPDTLYLYTISMDDLNNPVVIDTIELNRKDGYLNFFPVYFDFVKGKLLLARCDAAIDVFKQNSDGTLIRENEIDLSNYSFNGIYNFDIDGDYAYIGCDVSILKADISDLNNFKIVKQLPLPYSDFIEILNRDYIVSIIQSWGEFFLIDRNAWESDLPVLDRVYADYFISDYCIDGGNVFYVTSKSVVKLKINGDSIDEEKRASILPFNDISMVHSRSTLGQDSNNVYVLTRGGQNWMFSVFRKSDLSLVSQKPVPENSLIEESEIFGRDLYVVVKEDGGYYLKHYQADYSYDLSLKGSVKLNDRRDDFFISMVKKGNYIVLNNFFEDLYVVKTLNNGNLSLVNTYKREGFGFLRVRGDYLLLCGYGIKLFSFNEGELNKVDCIFDNFSADDAYFDGNTLVTVFKNIMRFYNFDGGRFYPAGSVKLNDSVDTNYVEKVGDKFLLFDLVHATRIWVVKECDKPVISSFNSDKSRGAVPLIVNFEANLESYPENSVFQWDFDGDGEIDLQTQTPVADYTYLKEGHYSPCLIVKTPDGNEIKSEKLAITVYSDKPLTIPLNFGNWYNKIKLVLINNEDSAINLNVALKDGSGNEIESRSVEVGGMGRCDLDFTATDGFIEITGEGNYSAYVYLEGENKKSSAVADRCLGSTLIIPHIAEESNFWDSIVAFSSFKKEDFRIETSCSKKDFNGFSNVMNVEDLLSGDCADYQKGWGKLNLFGNNPLSDEENGAGFEFFVKNNSDGAGFSLNSEGNNTLIIPHIPDERDIFWTGIVIDNLSNRDNEILFHFYYKNGMPLDIDYSYTLKPYEKLKRTIAGLFPDLPEGVVSCVVEGELPLTGCEIYGTFDAGIAGFPLDFSKSTEGAMPVVKGDNLWNGIAVFNSLNKGISLTLKLYSKDGTLKDERAIELLPYEHRQFVLSDIFQIEKGDTLRFSSDLPVSFIEVQGDKGYKTMNALRVK; from the coding sequence ATGGTTAAAAATGTATTAATTTTTTTGATTTCTCTTTCTGTTTGCTTTAACTCCTTTTCAATGGTGGCAAATCCCTTTTTGAAACAGGTTAAGCAGCCTGATGGGAAAGTTGTTAAGGTTCATTATGTGGGAAATGAGTGGAAGCATTACCTGATTGATGAAAGCGGGAATATTCTTGAGAGGGATAAAAAGGGTTTCTGGGTGAAAAGGGGAAGTTATAGAGATGTATTAAGTAAAAAGCCATCTTCCCCCCGTGTTTTTAATGATTTTAAAAATCAAAAGGAAGGTAAGGGCCTGTCAGAGTTTATTTATAAAAGGATGTACAACGATTTTTTGAAAAAGGGCTATTCTTTTGAAAGTTCTAATTTCAAGGGAAATACAAAGGGAAGTTTTAACCATCCTGTTCTCGTAATCCTTGTTGAGTTTTCAAATTTCAGCCATGTTGCAACAACTCCGTCTGACTGGGCAAATAGTTTTTTTTCAGATAAGGGGAAAACGGTTAAAAACTATTATAAAGAGGTGTCTTACGGAAAGGTAAATATTGTCCCTGTATCAGATTCATTTGGGGAAAGCGACGGGGTTGTTGGCTGGATTACACTTCCTTACAACCATCCGGATACGGGAAACAGTATAACACTTGATAATTTAAGGATTGCGTCAGACGCAATAAAAAAGGCAGACAAATATGTTGATTTTTCAAAGTACGATAAAAACTGGGATGGGGTTATTTCTGTTAATGAGTTGTCTATTTTTATAGTTGTTGCAGGCTATGAGTGTTCTTACTCTCCCCAGTACCACCCCTCAATATGGGGGCATAAGGCTGCACTATATCCTGAATACGGCTATCCTGGTGTTCTTTGTGATGGGGTTTTAGTCGGGGAGTACAGTGATAACCGGGCAAAGACAGGCGGATACATGGAGATAGGAGAGTGGCAGCAGTCTAATGAAAATGACGGGCATAAGGCAACAATAGGTATTATGTGCCACGAACTTGCCCACGATATGTTCGGGATAATTGATTTGTACGATACAGATTATTCAAGCCAGGGAATAGGTTGTTTTGGCCTTATGGGTGCAGGCTCCTGGGGAATGGCTAAAGACGACAGTTTTCCGGGGGAGACACCTGTTCACTTTTGTGCTTGGTCTAAGATTTTTTGCGGCTTTCTATCCCCGCAAACAGTTTTTTACGGGGATGTAACTGTCAACTCAATTGAGGATAATCAAGATATTAAAAAGATTTTAACTCCTGAAAGTGGCGAGTACTTCCTTGTCTCCAACAGGCAGCAGAAGGGCTTTGACAGGGGGCTTTACGCCTTTTTCGGTGAAGATGGAGGCGGTCTTGCAGTTTGGCACATAATAGATAAGGCATACAACAACAATCTGGACTTTTACAGAAAGGTTGACCTGATTTCTGCAAGAAGGTGCGGGGATATGTTAAGCTGGTATGATTTAGGAAAGAGAGAAGATTTGTTTTTTGAGGGAAACAATACAAGTTTAACTCCTGACACAATTCCCTCTTCAAATATTTCAAACGGGGTTGATAGCAGGGTAAAACTTACAGATATATCTAATTCCTCAGATGAAATGAGTTTTAAACTCTCTTACACTTCCCCTGTTTTTTCAACCTTAAACTATAAAGCAAACTCATGGTCAGGGGTAGATGATTATAGTTACCTTGCAATTGATAGAGAGAGAGGCCTTGTTTTTGCCTTAAATATGGAAAACGGGGTACAGATCTACAGGATTAATGAAGATAAGTTTATCCCTGTTTCAAAGATTGACTCAATTGGTCTTTTTGTCAGGTGCAGGTATAAAGACGGTTATTTGTATGTAATAGATGCCAAAGGAAGGGCATTAATTTATAATATTTCAGATGAGAATAATCCATACCTTGTTTCTCAAATAGACTATGGCCACCAGAGTATGGATTTGATTATCAGGGATAATTACCTTTACATTTCTGTTGGGGATGGGTTTTTAATAGTTGATATTTCAGATAAATCAAACCCCTCTATTGTTTACGAGAATTATAGTTTAACTGCTGTTTTAGATATTGCCTTAAAGGGGGATGCCCTTTATGTTACCTCTTATTCAGGCAGATTTATTCAAAATCCTGAAAGGGGGGTTTTGGTTTTTAATGTTCAGGATAAGGGAAATCCACATTTTGTTACAAGGCTTGATACAGGGGATGATACAAGATGCGCAATTGTTTATGGAAACTATCTTTTTGCAGGGGAAGGCCCTGATTACCTGTACGATATAAGCAATCCTTTAAATCCTGTTTTTGTTAAAAGGTTGAAAATTCACGGCACTTTCTGGAGAATTTTCGGGCAAGACCTTTTAGTTTCAACTTATGGGGATGTAAATGGAACTCTTCGCTGCTATGACCTTTCAACAATCCCAGATGTCCCTCTTAAGTGGAGTGTCTTTCAAAAGACAGGTTGTTTTGCTGAATTTAATAGTTATTTAATATACGAGAATTCTTATAACAACTCTTTAGACCTTTGCCTTTTGAAGGATTTTGAGTGGCGCAAGGTAATGGTTGATAAAACTGTTTTAGGGGATTACTCTTTTTTGCGGTCAACAATTAAGAGAGACGGAGATACATTTTTCAGAAACGATACAAAAAAAACCTATGGTGTTAAGGTTAACGGGGATTCTTTTTCAGATGTAAAAGAAATTCCATTTGAGCAGTTTTTTGTAAAGAATGGAATTTTTTATAGTTTTGAATACAGTGATGGCGGTTACTTTTTTAAGGTTTTTGAGGGAAATGAGGATTTAACAAAATTTGAATATTTAGGCAAGGGGCAAACTGATTTTAATTTTAGGGTACTGGACAGCCTGTGTGCAAAATACAACAATCTCTTGTTTGTGCCAGGTGTTAATAAGGATGAAAACGGGGATTATTACTATGGTGTGGATGTGTTTGATGTTTACAACCTGTCAAATCCAGTAAAATTATCAACTATTAGTTTTGAAAAAAACAAGTATATTTCAGGGATAGCCTATAAAAACAATTTTCTTTACATAGTAACTGAAGAGGTTAAACCAAACAACACTCCTGACACATTATACCTCTATACTATTTCAATGGATGATTTAAACAATCCTGTTGTAATTGACACAATAGAGTTGAATAGAAAGGATGGCTATTTAAACTTTTTCCCTGTTTACTTTGACTTTGTTAAGGGAAAACTCCTTTTAGCAAGATGTGATGCAGCAATAGATGTGTTTAAACAGAATTCAGACGGGACATTAATTAGAGAAAACGAGATAGATTTGTCAAATTATTCTTTTAACGGAATTTACAACTTTGATATTGACGGGGATTATGCCTATATTGGTTGTGATGTGAGTATTTTAAAGGCTGACATATCTGATTTAAACAATTTTAAAATAGTAAAACAACTTCCCTTACCTTATTCAGATTTTATTGAGATTTTAAACAGGGATTACATTGTGTCAATTATACAGTCGTGGGGAGAATTTTTCCTTATTGATAGAAACGCCTGGGAGTCAGATTTACCTGTCCTTGATAGAGTTTATGCAGACTATTTTATTTCAGATTACTGTATTGACGGGGGTAATGTCTTTTATGTTACAAGCAAAAGTGTCGTTAAACTAAAGATTAACGGGGATTCTATAGATGAGGAAAAGAGGGCTTCAATATTGCCATTCAACGACATTAGTATGGTGCATTCAAGGTCAACCTTGGGACAGGATTCAAACAATGTTTATGTGCTTACGAGAGGTGGGCAAAATTGGATGTTTTCCGTGTTTAGAAAAAGCGATTTAAGCCTTGTTTCACAAAAGCCTGTTCCTGAAAATTCTCTTATTGAAGAGAGTGAAATTTTTGGAAGAGACCTCTATGTTGTCGTCAAAGAGGATGGTGGATATTATCTAAAACACTATCAGGCGGATTATTCTTACGATTTAAGTTTAAAAGGGAGTGTAAAATTAAACGATAGAAGGGATGACTTTTTTATTTCCATGGTTAAAAAGGGGAATTACATTGTTTTAAACAACTTTTTTGAGGATTTGTATGTTGTAAAAACACTTAATAATGGGAATTTAAGCCTTGTTAACACCTATAAGAGAGAGGGATTTGGATTTTTAAGGGTAAGGGGAGATTACCTGCTATTGTGTGGTTACGGGATTAAGTTGTTTTCTTTTAACGAAGGTGAATTAAACAAGGTTGACTGCATATTTGATAATTTTTCAGCAGACGATGCATACTTTGACGGGAATACTCTTGTTACAGTGTTTAAAAATATTATGAGGTTTTACAACTTTGACGGGGGAAGGTTTTATCCTGCTGGAAGCGTAAAGTTAAACGATTCTGTTGATACAAATTATGTTGAAAAGGTTGGAGATAAATTCCTGCTATTTGATTTAGTCCACGCAACAAGGATATGGGTTGTTAAAGAGTGTGATAAGCCTGTAATCTCTTCCTTTAATTCAGATAAATCAAGGGGGGCTGTTCCTTTAATAGTAAACTTTGAGGCAAACCTTGAGTCATATCCTGAAAATTCTGTTTTTCAGTGGGATTTTGACGGAGATGGAGAAATTGATTTGCAAACTCAAACACCTGTTGCAGATTATACCTATTTAAAAGAGGGGCATTATTCTCCGTGTCTTATAGTTAAAACTCCTGACGGAAATGAGATAAAATCAGAGAAACTTGCAATTACCGTGTATTCAGACAAGCCTCTCACAATCCCTCTAAATTTTGGAAACTGGTATAACAAAATTAAACTAGTTTTAATCAACAACGAAGATTCTGCAATTAACCTTAATGTTGCTTTAAAGGATGGAAGTGGAAATGAAATAGAAAGCAGGTCTGTTGAAGTTGGGGGAATGGGAAGGTGTGACCTTGATTTTACTGCAACAGATGGCTTTATTGAGATTACAGGTGAGGGAAATTACTCTGCTTATGTTTACCTTGAAGGGGAAAACAAAAAGAGTTCAGCCGTTGCTGACAGGTGTTTAGGTTCAACTTTAATAATTCCCCACATTGCAGAGGAAAGCAATTTTTGGGATTCAATTGTTGCATTTTCATCGTTTAAGAAAGAGGATTTTAGGATTGAGACCAGTTGTTCTAAAAAGGATTTCAACGGCTTTTCAAATGTAATGAATGTTGAGGATTTGTTAAGCGGTGATTGTGCCGACTATCAAAAGGGGTGGGGAAAGTTAAATCTCTTTGGCAACAATCCTTTAAGTGATGAGGAAAACGGTGCTGGCTTTGAGTTTTTTGTAAAAAACAATAGTGACGGTGCTGGATTTTCTCTAAACTCTGAAGGGAATAATACTCTTATTATCCCCCACATCCCTGATGAAAGGGATATATTCTGGACAGGCATTGTAATTGATAACCTTTCTAACAGGGATAATGAAATCCTGTTCCACTTTTACTATAAAAACGGTATGCCATTAGACATTGATTACTCTTACACCTTAAAGCCTTATGAAAAACTTAAAAGGACAATTGCAGGTTTATTCCCTGATTTGCCTGAAGGCGTTGTTTCCTGCGTTGTTGAAGGGGAATTGCCTTTGACAGGGTGTGAAATTTACGGTACTTTTGATGCCGGCATTGCTGGATTTCCCCTTGATTTTTCTAAATCAACAGAAGGTGCAATGCCTGTTGTTAAAGGGGATAACCTCTGGAATGGGATTGCCGTTTTCAATTCATTGAATAAAGGGATAAGTCTAACCTTGAAACTTTATTCAAAAGATGGAACATTGAAGGATGAGAGGGCTATTGAGTTGCTTCCCTATGAACACAGGCAATTTGTTTTAAGTGATATTTTTCAGATTGAAAAGGGTGATACTCTGCGCTTTTCATCTGATTTGCCTGTTTCATTTATTGAGGTGCAGGGGGATAAGGGTTACAAGACAATGAATGCGTTGAGGGTGAAGTAA
- a CDS encoding FumA C-terminus/TtdB family hydratase beta subunit codes for MTIKINLPVSEEEIRKLKIGDEVLLSGTMVTARDQAHKLMVEKKPDFIRPYLKDSVIYHCGPVVKKNENGEWEFVAAGPTTSSREEPYQADVIREYQVRGVIGKGGMGEKTLKGLQEVGAVYFHAVGGLGTLLAKRVVKVKEVFMLEEFGTPEAFWVIEVKDFPVVVTMDSHGNSLHKTVLEKSLEKSKKLLGID; via the coding sequence ATGACGATTAAAATAAACCTTCCTGTTTCGGAAGAAGAGATAAGAAAACTTAAAATAGGCGACGAGGTTCTTTTAAGCGGCACAATGGTAACTGCAAGGGACCAGGCTCACAAACTTATGGTTGAAAAAAAGCCTGACTTTATAAGGCCATACCTTAAAGATAGCGTAATTTATCACTGCGGCCCTGTTGTAAAGAAGAACGAAAACGGAGAATGGGAATTTGTTGCAGCAGGCCCAACCACCTCATCAAGGGAAGAACCTTATCAGGCAGATGTTATTAGAGAGTATCAGGTGAGAGGTGTTATTGGTAAAGGCGGAATGGGAGAAAAGACTTTAAAAGGCTTGCAGGAAGTTGGCGCAGTTTACTTTCACGCAGTTGGGGGACTGGGAACATTGCTTGCCAAAAGAGTTGTTAAGGTAAAAGAAGTTTTCATGCTTGAAGAGTTTGGAACACCAGAGGCTTTCTGGGTAATTGAGGTAAAAGACTTCCCTGTTGTGGTAACAATGGATTCCCACGGAAATTCCCTTCACAAAACTGTACTTGAAAAATCACTTGAAAAGAGTAAAAAGCTTTTAGGGATAGATTAA